The Erpetoichthys calabaricus chromosome 13, fErpCal1.3, whole genome shotgun sequence genome has a window encoding:
- the LOC127530021 gene encoding fibrocystin-L-like, with amino-acid sequence MSPGERLCVLLWLASLSSAAADDQVRQVQWITPNVGSTNGATKVTIFGQGFAQANQFNYGTGNENLGNSVLMVSNTRTIPCDVEKESSYSTQITCYTR; translated from the exons ATGAGTCCCGGGGAGCGGCTCTGCGTCCTGCTCTGGCTGGCGTCTCTGAGCTCGGCGGCTGCAG ATGACCAAGTGAGACAAGTCCAGTGGATTACGCCCAATGTGGGATCCACAAATGGAGCAACTAAAGTCACCATATTTGGACAAG GATTCGCCCAGGCCAACCAGTTTAACTACGGCACAGGAAACGAGAACCTTGGGAACAGCGTCCTAATGGTATCAAACACAAGGACCATCCCCTGTGATGTGGAAAAAGAATCGAGTTACTCGACGCAGATCACATGTTACACCAGGTAA
- the LOC114641881 gene encoding fibrocystin-L-like, whose amino-acid sequence MPEDNYIVQVSVDGELIPDFNTWFYPRGYQTPVIQTITPVTGLPGTLITIRAMMFTDAYGGSDLSSNGNSAKISR is encoded by the exons ATGCCTGAGGATAACTACATAGTACAAGTCAGCGTGGACGGAGAGCTGATTCCAGACTTCAACACATGGTTTTAT CCCAGAGGTTATCAGACTCCAGTGATTCAGACCATCACACCTGTAACCGGATTGCCAG GGACACTGATTACAATAAGAGCGATGATGTTTACAGATGCATATGGCGGCTCTGATCTAAGTTCCAATGGCAACTCTGCCAAGATTTCAAGGTGA